In Setaria viridis chromosome 5, Setaria_viridis_v4.0, whole genome shotgun sequence, the genomic stretch AAACATCTGACTTCGTGTTTACTGGTATGGCTTATATGAAACCCATGTAGCCCTAGCATATAATCATACATGCAGGATATCGCCTCTAACAATAGGCatgtatatttatatatttaaaGATGTACCAATGATTAGCATTGTCCCTAATGATGTGTCTCTACAAGATCTGAGAGTGGAGGAAAGCATGGAAAAGGAGGGGCATACATTTGCCTCAATGTCAGCTGATAAGAAAAGCGTGAGGAATGCCAAAAGAAGAGCAAATTACCATCACTCAAAGTGCCAGGAAGAGGCAATCTTCCTTGATGTAGAAAAACCTAATCTCGCCTTCACTGGTATGCATGTTAATTTTTGCCTACAAAATTTGATGGAGTTCCAGCGACTTGCAATTATTCTAATTTTGCGCTACAAGCAGGAGAAATTGGATATAGACAATCTGTGGTAACGGCAAACATTGCAACTCCAGATGCATGTTTGAAATTGTACTGCCTAtgtttaaaattttatttaagCACATGGATGCGTATATAAGTTTTTTTAATAAGGTGACCAACATATTGGAGTAGAGGTGTCTCCGGAGGAACTGAAGAGGttaagagaaaggaaaagataTGTTGAACTATCTGACTTTGAAAGACaacaaaaaatattaaaaaataacaaTGGACGACACAATAAAATTTCTAAACAAGGTACTATATTTGAGCTATTTTCTCAAATTCCATTAATTGTTTTATACTATATATAATTATGTTGTTCCATTTTTGGGCGAATGTTTCAGATATAGGGTTACAAACCCCTATTGGAACATTGCAGTCTGCGGTAACCCAGTTAGGGTCTGGTCCAAGAACAAGGGGTTCTATTAATAATGAAAATGCCGAACCTAATCAATCTGGTTTATAAGAACCAGACAATCCATTGCACGGAATAGAAGGTAACTTTAAATCACTTGGTCTTGTCTATGATTTTCATTGTACGTTGACAATATCCCAATTAATATATTGTATTCTATTCTACAATGAAACAGAGAACAATTTAGATGAGATGGATCCTGACCAAGAAGGAGATGATAAGTTAGATGATGGTGAAGCGAGGGTATTTTACCAACGAGGTATGTTATATATTATTGAAATGAATGTAACTTTCCTCTCGCAACAAGATGGTTTATAATTAATTATTGGTTTATGGCAGATATCCATTACAAGTATTATAGAGATCTGGATATGGCTTCTAAGGGTCCTGAACCATTTGATGGAGTGTACATGAACCTTCCTAAGAAGCATCATGTGTTGAAGAAGGCCAAAAACTGTGAGTTCTGCAATGCGAAGAAGTTCCTTGGTGAAAGACCTGCTTTATGTTGCAGGAATGGGAAGGTCCACATATATGTCCCAGAAGTTTTGTCTGAGCTTCGCCGGTTATTTACGAGTCAAACGGATAGGGATGCAAGGTATTTCAGAAAGCACATATGGTACTTCAACTCACATTTCTCTTTCACCAGCTTTAGGTTTTCCATTGACCGTCATCTCGCGTATGCAAGAGGTAATGGTGTGTATACCTTTAAGGCACATGGCCAGATTTACCATAAGCTCGATCCACTTGTGCCGGGTGGGAAAGGGCCACGCCATATGCAGCTCTACATTTATGACACGGATGATAGTATTGGTTATCGTGTTAAGACATCCCCTAATCTTGATGAGAACCGGATCCGCTTGATCCGTGGTATTTTACGGGACAATCCGTACATCCAAGTGTTCACAAGCCTAGGTACTCTTGCAGATATTCAAGAGTACATGATTGAGTTGAATACCAAGATTTCTATTGATTAGAGGAGATACAATGCACCCAAAATGGAGCAGATTGCGGCTATCTAGGTTGATGGCAATAACTCTCAGCATAGGTTCTCCCGGAGCATTGGATATATGGAAAATGAGATGATCCGTACTATATTATGGCGTACCATGGCTGTTATGACCCATTGGCATATCCTTTGTTTTTCCCTTGTGGCGAGACTGACTGGGAGGACAAGACGATAGTGTTTCGAGATCCACCACCATCAAAGCCAAAGTGGAAGTATACTAAGCGTAACAGGAAAAGGTATGCGTATTCCACCATTCTTTCGTACTTCATCCATAGATTCATTGCACTCACTATATGAAATCTGATGATTTATGCTGCAACATAGATGGAACTGAAGCCGATGTGGGTGATCGTACAAACAATGACCACTGTGTCGTGCAAGGACGTAAAAAAAGAGTCGCTCATGGTATGTACTATTTTTCTTGTGCTTTCATACACACTTCACTTTGCTGTATTTGTAAAGTATTTATTTACTTTTGCCTCATAGATCCGCATATTGATGAAGCAGATGACACAGCATATGGTGACTACATCAATGAGGAGGTGTGTATGCAGATATGCCATATTATATCATTCACAAATTTAAGATTGAAAAGTAAGAGCgtcggaggagaggaggtggagcggtggcggcggtggaagagAGGAGGGGGTAGCGGCGCTAGCACCGGAGGAGAGGAGTGGCGAAGCGATACCGGCGgtagagaggaggagaggttCGAGAGAGGCAACAggcaggtggcggcgggagagagaggaggggtaGTGGTGGTTAGGGTTTAGATTTAGTTTTATGTGGGGTGGAGGGTAACGGGCCAATACAGGCCGGCACCCTAAAAtcgtgccgggccgggccgCCCGTCGTGCCGAGGTGGCGGCCCACGCCCGGCATGAGCCATTAGGCTGAGCCAGCCCGAGCTCAAAGAGTTACGGGCCGGGCCAGGCTTAGGACGGGCCAAAAAACCGAGTTTTGTGTTGGGCTGTCAGGCTGCTGGCTGCATGGACTATCtataccctaaatgaaacttaattaaaccatggatgtaataattaataagtagaaggaaaaaaatcaaactcaattatgtATTAAATTCAATGAGATTCAtcaattaaaactatggatgtaataattaataagtagaaaaaatataatcaaactcaattctatattacattaaaatgataaacatagcattgtaatggttataatatgaccatagaattttatttaaaaaaataatccatctttagttattttctctctcttctaggtctagatcttgatctagatgacaacctaatgaagctagaaatgatgtatagaagttgaaaatgaaggttggaatggcacatacttaccttttatagccacctcctccaaagaaaacaagagctccaaatggaaggttggctgGTGAAGAAGCTGTTCGCGACTTTATCTGGGCGgcatctgtgctagcgggccACCTaacgcacccgccagcacatatGCATCCCATGTGTGCTGGCGGACGCTTAGCTCGCCCGTCAGCACAGAGCTGGCTCTGTGCTGGCAGGCACTAGCCCGGTGGCCCCGATCAtctttgtgctggtgggtgccaaTTTCACCCTTCAGTATGCTAATTTTGACGTGCCAACACAAATCATTTTCGGGGTAGCGTTTCTCTTGGCCCTGATCTTGTGTGGttgtgttggtacttggtactCGGTATGGCCTGGCACTGGCACCGCATTGGGTCGGCTTTTATAGGAGCTCAACACGCGTAGTCATGGGCTCGCTCATGGCATTGATGGAAGAAGAATTTGCGCAGTAGGGTAGTGCAGGGGCTGCAGGCTGCTCAGCTGATGGGCTCGGACCGTCGGACGTGGTCAGTTGCTTTAGTTTTTGAGTGATCGAGTCCACTAATGTCTCGAGCATCATCGAGAACAATTCTGGTGCTCAAACCCCTTGAGGTAGTACTCCCGAGtgacaaataaaaaaagatCATATCCTtcgcaaaagaaaaggaaaaaaagctgAGAGTGGAAAATCAACCGATAAAAGAGGCGATTAGAAATTTGCAGACCGGCAGTAGTGAATTGTTAATGCGCCTTGCGTTGTGATTAATTAAATACACGAAAGGCTGCTTGTACAATCAGGAAAAATTGCCCTCCTGGCACTCACTGGCAAAACCACGGATCGGAGCTGCTTCCCTGGGGCAAAACGATTTCCTCGCATGCATGCTGGAGAGCAAGACCGGATCGTTCACCCTCTAGCCGTGATATCTTGCTCCATGAGGGATCTCTGCTAGCTCTACAAGCTTGGGCGCGCGCCATGGCTGCCATGATGCCCAGCAGCCGGTCCGGGTCCGCCCCTTCACCTGCGACGACGACAGATCACAGAACGGCGAGCCGAGgcggggagagagagcgagagcgTCACCAGATGCAACGTGGCGCAGGAAGCGAGGCATGCatccaggaggaagaagaaggagatcggGATGGTCAGACTCagacaggcggcggcggcgctccggcgagccgtGGCGTGAAGCAGAGGCGGCGTACCATGCGACCTAAGGAGCGGTCGTTGTTTCAgaaaataccgtccaccccttggGAGCCTGTGAACCGTCCGGTCGAGCCTGTGTGGCCCAGAATAGACCCACGGCGGGAGGCGCCTGCCTCGTCAGGCTCGGATGACGGGCGCGTACATGGCGGCCCGCCGAGACTGAAGAAGCAGAGGATGTCTGGCTCGCTTGCCCGGGCTTCGAGCaccagtggcggcggcgcgattcTACACGTGTTCGTGTAAATGCCTCACTACCGCAACGATTTCGGTGGGGGATGCAAACTCGCGCAGGTCCCGCCTCCCGCCCCGATTACGCTCTcggaacaaaaacaaaaggaaaacagtAGCAGCACAGAGCGTGCCTCGAAACCTTTTATTCATGTCACGGTCTTATTCTTGTATGTATACATAAAGTGCATGCAGTGTGCGTACACACACTCATGTGACCGTGCACACCGTACacatagctagctagctgtcaGGACGCAGGAAGCAGCTGGCAGCGCTGCGTTCCTGACGATGACCGTGAAGTTCACCTCGATCGTCCGATCCGCGTTCAGGCGTAGTACTCGCCGGTGCACGAGTCGTAGCGCTTGCTCTCGCACGCGTCGTAGTGGCGCCCGCCGTGGCCGTAgccgccgtgcccgtgcccgtgcaGGTGGTGCTGCTCGCGGTGCTCGCCGAGGTGGCCGTGGCAGGACCCCTCGTGCCCGGCGTAGCCACcgacgtggtggtggtggtggctgccgctgcggccgaggtggccgccgccgtactgaccgtggccgtggccgtagTGGCCCCTGCCGGCGCGCGCCACCTCGTCGATCTCCTCGTACTCCTTGCGGACGGCGTAGCGCTCGCCGCCCTCGCCGTAGCGGTACCCGGGCTCGGCGTACGGCCTCCTCACGTCCTCCGCGCAGTAGCCGGACTCCGAGTAGTACGCCATGGCGGCGGTGATGCCCTGGTGTCAGCTAGCTGATCAGTTCGTTGCAGTGAACGGACTTGTGTGCGCGGTGATCTGCAATGCTGAGACCTGATCGATCGATGCAGGATATATACATGGACTGGCTCTGCTTTTATAGGGTGCAAGCAAAGCAACTCATCCTCATGCATGATTCAGATGGAAGAAATGCTCTGGTAAGGACGTGAGGATGGATGCATGAGTGGAGCAGGGAACTTGTTCTGAAAGATACGTGCGCGCTCACTGCTTTCTGCCGAGCCGTGCCACCTGCACGTTGGGATCGAAGGTGGAAGAAAACTCGAGACGCGTTTTTACACAGACCGATCGATGCCCGGGAATTTCTTTGATTGAGATAAAAAGCTTGAAGCAAGCTACGGGTTGAAGGTTGAAGCAAAGTAGAGTGTAAATGGAATAACAAAAGAGCGGCAGATATCAAGATATGTCCAATAACAGTTTTGTTCATGACAAGTAGAAACGAAAAGGAAGGGGACATGAACTGAATGATGGATCTGGCGTCAGCTGGTAAACTACTGAAATACATAGTTTTGGTgtgcaagatttttttttttggcatgaaGCATCTCACTGTTACTTTAATCAATATATTTCAGGTTCAAGTGATTTTGCTGCAGCTTTTGTCCATTGGTCATTTAATTCTTTTCTTTGTACTGCAAGGCTGTTTATTTGGATTTTGGttatcctgaattcctgatccACCATCCATCTACTAACCTATAatctgtttgttttttttttaaaaaagataacCTTATCTATCGTATAACGCTCACAATGATATGCACCCCACCAGTGtattcaagaagaagaaagagagtcCAAGAGAGACATTTGCCCATTTCCACCATCATATAATAAGTGAAAACGCACATCATCTAAACGACTCAAGTTACACAATCAAACAAAAGAATACTGGCCTCAACACGCGAGTGAAGGTTTTACTGATTTAACACCATTTATGTTCAGTTAGGCGACCACTGTCACTTTTTTATGCATCTGCAGAAAAACATGTTCTTCTTTTCCCCTTTTGAGGAACAGCAATAAACATGTTAATACGAGTTACACTAGATATCCAGATCGACGTGTCATTTGAGTTTTGTGTATCCATGATCCATGCTTCAAGCTCTAGTTACTATACACTATGGTCCTCTAATATTCAGATCATGAGCTATAGTGCAAAACCATTTTGCTGCGTAGAGTTAGATCTTCCCATTCAACCAAAGCAGGCATTTTTGCAGGTTTCTGTATGTCACCTGCTCCAGAATTTAGGTTGAAGCAGAGCAACATTGGCCCTCGATTCGGTTTATTTTTTATTGACAATCCATGAATTGTGGTGTTATCACCACCATGGTGCTCCTTTGGCGCGGCGATACTGAACTGGAACTGGAAGCATTTCCGTGCAAGGATGCGCAACCGTACAGTTGCATGCCTGGTGAATGCGCCACGTGTACGGTACACGTTACAATCTTTGAGTACAACAATCTACCTGGATGTGGTCCGATTCACATCACAAGCTTTTATTCATTTAGATCACAAGCTTATTATTTTCGTAGTTCGTACACAGGCTGCGTGCATGCACACACACCACCGTCAAAGTACGTACACACATACATACCCGGCCGGCCGGATACGGTATACGCAAACTTATACTAGCATCGTACATATGGGGGAGCACACACGCGCATACGTGACACGTGGCTCAGATCCAGCAGATACGTGTTCGTTGATGGAGCTCGCGTGAAGCCGGTTAGTCGTCGGCCCTGACGGCGAAGTTCTCCTTGCGCTCGTGGAACTCGCCGGTGCGGGTGTTGATGTCCTCCTCGAACTTGCTCTCGCGCGCCTCGAAGTGGccgtggtggcggccggtgcgCGAGACCTTGTCGACCTCCTCGAACTTCTCCTTGACGACGTGCTGCTGGACGCCGCCGTGGCGGCCGAAGCCGGCCGGGCTCGCCACCGACCTCACCTCCTCCGAGCTGTAGTCCACCTCCTGGTAGTGAGCCATTGGCGATGCTTGGGGTTTGGGTGTTGGGTGTAGTGCCTGTGACTTGAAAGTGCTTGTGAATTGTATGGGATGACTTGTGTGCTGGATGCTAGGGTTGGGGCCGGGGTGCGCTTTTATAACGCCTGGAATGAAGCGCATGAGTGGAGGGAGGAATAATCGGTGCGAAAGAAACCTGTGTGCAGCTGCTTTATTGATTATTGTGTGTTTTTTCTTCGCTTTTTACCGTTCATCTAGAGGAAGTGTTTGGACTGTACTGGCCAAGTTGATGTTAGGATGTCTAGGGCATTTTTAAGTGCAATTTACATGTTCATATAAAGTTCAATTGTATTCTAATTAACATCATATATGCAGTTCCATTGTGTTGGGATATTTGTGTGTACTGTGTTTTCAAAAAAGAACAAATATTTGTAAGGAGTCATCGAAGAGCTATAGTCACCCTGCGGGCTGGGGCTAGTGtgcaaaaggaaaaacaagacatgtattatgaaaaataagaagaagaaaagacaGACATAGGTACGCAGTGCATATAATCATTAAAATCAGCTGCTTGTTATAAAACGTGAGTTCAATTCCATTAAAAAGGGAAAAACGGATATGCAATTAGCAAGCAAAAAAGTTCGGCTCATCTCAAATCCTCTTCTT encodes the following:
- the LOC117855101 gene encoding uncharacterized protein — protein: MAHYQEVDYSSEEVRSVASPAGFGRHGGVQQHVVKEKFEEVDKVSRTGRHHGHFEARESKFEEDINTRTGEFHERKENFAVRADD
- the LOC140222757 gene encoding uncharacterized protein; translation: MAYYSESGYCAEDVRRPYAEPGYRYGEGGERYAVRKEYEEIDEVARAGRGHYGHGHGQYGGGHLGRSGSHHHHHVGGYAGHEGSCHGHLGEHREQHHLHGHGHGGYGHGGRHYDACESKRYDSCTGEYYA